The DNA window TGTTTGAAAATGACACAGGTGGACATGGCCCATGGACAAGTGGACTTTGACACAGATTTGTGTTGCAATATTCGGCAAACATAGCTAGCTTACTGTAAATCTGTAATAAATCATATCGATTTACTTATAGTCCGTATGATCGTCGCCGAGGTCTGCCGtgacgacgtcgacgaggaaGTCGAAGAGATCGGTGttctgcacggcggcggcgacgtcctcCTTGTGCACAGTCCGGCGCTTGCCCTCGAGCGTGGCGGCCCAGGCGCGGCGCGTCAGCTCGGCGATGAACAGCTCGCACGCCTTGGAGAACACCACCGGCGCCTCCCCGGAGATCATcctcgtcccgccgccgccgccgccgccgccgtcgacgacgctgCTGTCCCCCGCCGACCGCTTCATGATCTTCTTGATGCGAGCCAGCGGCAGCGCGTGCGGCCCAGTCCGCGCCGacacgccgccggcgaacatCGCCGAGTAGGGCCTCGCCTGCCTCATCTCGCCTCCTTAATTACTGGTTAACCAATGGTGCAATCCGCTGCCGGAGACGGTAACGATGGAATGGATATTTATACGCGGCCATGCATTTGACTTTGCGAGGAGCGTGCGTCGCCGGCGGAGGCCGGCAaatggaggaggccggccgtTTTGACAGTGATCGGTACTTTGCAGAGATTATGAAAATTAACAAAGTACGAGATGTTTAATTAGGAACATAGGATTGTGTACGTTGCTTTCACTTGCACTATGCAGTCAAACTTTTGGCCCTTGTTGCTTGCATCCTTGTGTTGCATCATTTGCTCGCTAGCTTCTCCTAGCCTCCTTGTGTTAGTGCACATGTCATTCGGATGGTGAGTTATTTTCTAATCAAAGATCTAGAGGCTAGCTATGTGGCGCGTTTACCAGTATTcgaacaaatattttttagattatttacCACTAGAACATTGGTATAGTCGTTGATACAAACAAGCTATTTTTGATTGAAATTATTGTTACTGTTACGCTATTAATAGTGGAGACAATGCTTGATCATTAGTCTTTATTCTAttggaaaatatatatgtaagaaTCCTTTGTTTTTGTTGTGACTTTCGAGGATGACTTTTTTCAACGAAATTTTCATGGGGCAAATTTGGATCGCGACCAAATCTTAACAACATCTTGGTGGGCCGAATTAGGATCGTAATTTTAGTGGGCCGATATATTCCTTTCCCCTTCATCTCACTGTACCGCACAATGGGCGTAAGGCTACGTAACTGCAGCTGCAAAGCGTAAAATGCATTGACGCCTTCCCCGTCCTCGatgctcccctcctccgccgcctcctcgccgccggcgccgccgccgtcgccttggGACGACGTCTCCTGGGCGGAATCCACCTCCTCGACTGTTCTCCAACACTACAACTCTCTCCCAAAGAAGGGCAAGCCGCAGGGGCGGGAGtccaccgtcctcgccgccttcctcctctccactCCGCAGCAGGACCCCCGGAATCTCACTGTTCTCTCGCTGGCCACCGGAACCAAGTGTCTCGGCGCCGCTCGCCTCAACCACCACGGAGACCTCGTCCACGACGCGCATGCCGAGGTCGTCGCACGCCGCGCGCTCCTCCGCCTCATCTACACCGAGATCGGCCGGAGCGGCGCTTCCGATTGGTTGGTTGCTTCCGGTGAGAAGTGGAAGTTGAGGGATGGGTACCACCTTCATCTCTACATCACCCAGATTCCATGTATATTCGGTTTGCTGTTCGCCGGTTCGCATTTTTTTTTAGGCTTAGCCGA is part of the Oryza glaberrima chromosome 4, OglaRS2, whole genome shotgun sequence genome and encodes:
- the LOC127769455 gene encoding nuclear transcription factor Y subunit C-2-like, giving the protein MRQARPYSAMFAGGVSARTGPHALPLARIKKIMKRSAGDSSVVDGGGGGGGGTRMISGEAPVVFSKACELFIAELTRRAWAATLEGKRRTVHKEDVAAAVQNTDLFDFLVDVVTADLGDDHTDYK